One region of Priestia megaterium genomic DNA includes:
- the radA gene encoding DNA repair protein RadA, with the protein MAKRKTKFACQHCGYESAKWMGKCPGCGSWNSMVEEMEETKSSRRGAFSGATASKVQKPQSITAIESTTEPRIFTPSAELNRVLGGGIVRGSLVLIGGDPGIGKSTLLLQTSAQLAMKQNKVLYISGEESTKQTKLRADRLGVKAEELYVHAETNLELILEAISSMQPDFVVIDSIQTIYHADVTSAPGSVSQVRECTAELMRVAKTNGIAIFIVGHVTKEGAIAGPRLLEHMVDTVLYFEGERHHTYRILRAVKNRFGSTNEMGIFEMKESGLEEVLNPSEIFLEERSQGAAGSVVVASMEGTRPVLVELQALISPTSFGNPRRMATGVDHNRVSLIMAVLEKRVGMLLQNQDAYLKVAGGVKLDEPAIDLAVAVSIASSFRDAASSATDVIVGEVGLTGEVRRVSRIEQRVQEAVKLGFQRIIIPEKNLGGWKVPDGIDVIGVSTVAEALQYTLGG; encoded by the coding sequence ATGGCGAAACGAAAAACAAAATTTGCATGTCAGCATTGCGGATATGAATCCGCAAAATGGATGGGGAAATGTCCTGGATGCGGAAGCTGGAATTCGATGGTGGAAGAAATGGAAGAAACGAAATCATCACGCCGAGGAGCTTTTTCCGGAGCTACTGCTTCTAAAGTTCAAAAACCTCAGTCAATTACAGCGATTGAATCTACAACAGAACCACGGATTTTTACACCTTCTGCAGAGTTAAACCGTGTATTAGGAGGCGGTATTGTCAGAGGGTCACTCGTTTTAATAGGGGGAGATCCGGGTATCGGAAAGTCTACTTTACTTTTGCAAACCTCCGCGCAGTTAGCAATGAAACAAAATAAAGTACTATATATTTCGGGAGAGGAATCAACCAAACAAACGAAGTTAAGAGCGGACAGGCTAGGTGTAAAAGCTGAAGAGCTTTATGTTCACGCAGAAACAAACTTAGAATTAATACTAGAGGCCATCTCAAGCATGCAGCCTGATTTTGTGGTGATTGATTCAATTCAAACCATTTACCATGCTGATGTGACATCAGCGCCAGGAAGCGTCTCACAGGTGCGAGAGTGTACGGCTGAACTAATGCGTGTTGCTAAAACTAATGGCATTGCCATCTTTATTGTGGGTCATGTAACGAAAGAAGGGGCCATTGCGGGTCCAAGACTTCTTGAACATATGGTAGATACGGTTCTTTATTTTGAAGGAGAGCGCCATCATACGTATCGTATATTAAGAGCGGTTAAGAACCGATTTGGATCTACAAATGAAATGGGCATTTTTGAAATGAAAGAAAGTGGGCTAGAAGAAGTATTGAATCCATCTGAAATCTTTCTAGAAGAACGGTCTCAGGGAGCAGCAGGTTCGGTTGTTGTCGCTTCAATGGAAGGGACAAGACCCGTATTAGTAGAGCTGCAGGCGCTAATCAGTCCAACGAGCTTTGGAAACCCTAGAAGAATGGCGACAGGAGTAGATCATAATCGCGTTTCGCTTATCATGGCTGTCTTAGAAAAGCGTGTAGGAATGCTGCTGCAGAATCAAGATGCTTATTTAAAAGTAGCAGGTGGAGTGAAATTAGATGAACCAGCAATCGATTTAGCTGTAGCCGTTAGCATTGCTTCAAGCTTCAGAGATGCTGCTTCTAGCGCTACAGATGTTATTGTAGGAGAGGTAGGATTAACAGGCGAAGTACGCCGAGTGTCTAGAATTGAACAGCGCGTTCAAGAAGCGGTAAAATTAGGGTTCCAACGAATTATTATTCCGGAGAAAAATTTAGGAGGATGGAAAGTCCCAGATGGTATTGATGTGATTGGGGTATCAACAGTAGCGGAGGCTCTGCAATATACATTAGGAGGATAA
- the ispF gene encoding 2-C-methyl-D-erythritol 2,4-cyclodiphosphate synthase, with the protein MNIRVGQGFDVHEFAEGRPLIIGGLEIPYEKGLLGHSDADVLLHTIADALLGAAAKGDIGKHFPDTDPEFKDADSAKLLQHVWKLLKDEGYELSNVDCTIIAQKPKMAPYIEPMRERIAQLLEASISQINVKATTTEKLGFTGREEGIAAQAAVLVYQK; encoded by the coding sequence ATGAACATTCGAGTAGGACAAGGTTTCGACGTACATGAATTTGCAGAAGGAAGACCTTTAATCATCGGCGGTTTAGAAATTCCGTATGAAAAAGGATTATTAGGCCACTCAGATGCAGATGTGCTGTTACATACAATCGCAGATGCCTTATTAGGAGCGGCGGCTAAAGGAGATATCGGAAAGCATTTTCCGGATACAGACCCTGAATTTAAAGATGCTGATTCAGCAAAGCTTCTTCAACACGTATGGAAACTACTAAAAGATGAAGGTTATGAATTAAGCAATGTAGATTGCACGATTATCGCGCAAAAACCTAAAATGGCTCCTTACATTGAACCAATGAGAGAGCGTATTGCGCAGCTGTTAGAAGCAAGCATTTCTCAAATTAACGTCAAGGCAACAACAACAGAAAAGTTAGGTTTTACGGGACGTGAAGAAGGAATCGCTGCCCAAGCAGCCGTTTTAGTTTATCAAAAATAA
- the cysE gene encoding serine O-acetyltransferase: protein MLKLLKEDIEAIFEQDPAARSYIEVILTYSGLHAIWAHRFAHGLFKRKWFFLARVISQISRFFTGIEIHPGAKIGRRFFIDHGMGIVIGETCEIGDNVTVYQGVTLGGTGKEKGKRHPTIEDNVLIATGAKVLGSITIHAHSKIGAGSVVLNDVPENSTVVGIPGRVVIQNGVRIPKDLNHQDLPDPDAERFKQLEKEILHLQNQLKELKEGKIHHGN, encoded by the coding sequence ATGCTAAAGTTGTTAAAGGAAGACATTGAGGCCATATTTGAACAAGATCCTGCAGCAAGAAGTTATATTGAAGTGATATTAACCTATTCGGGGTTGCATGCTATTTGGGCACATAGATTCGCTCACGGGCTTTTTAAAAGAAAGTGGTTTTTTCTGGCACGTGTAATCTCACAAATTAGCCGATTCTTCACAGGGATTGAAATTCATCCGGGTGCGAAAATTGGCCGCCGCTTTTTTATTGATCACGGAATGGGAATTGTTATTGGGGAAACGTGCGAAATTGGAGATAATGTAACCGTATATCAAGGAGTAACACTCGGAGGAACAGGGAAAGAAAAAGGAAAGCGTCACCCGACGATTGAAGACAATGTCTTAATTGCAACAGGTGCTAAAGTGCTAGGGTCGATTACGATTCATGCGCACTCTAAAATTGGAGCAGGCTCAGTTGTGTTAAATGACGTCCCAGAAAACTCAACGGTTGTTGGTATCCCTGGCCGAGTCGTCATTCAAAATGGCGTCCGGATTCCAAAAGATTTGAATCATCAAGATTTGCCAGATCCAGATGCAGAGCGTTTCAAACAGCTAGAGAAAGAAATTTTACATCTGCAAAATCAATTAAAGGAATTAAAAGAAGGGAAGATCCATCATGGCAATTAA
- the cysS gene encoding cysteine--tRNA ligase, which yields MAIKLYNTLTRQKETFVPLEENKVKMYVCGPTVYNYIHIGNARPAIVFDTVRRYLEFRGYDVEYVSNFTDVDDKLIKAAKELGEDVPTIANRFIDAYFEDTSALGCKHADVHPRVTENMDIIIEFIDELVKKGYAYESEGDVYYRTRKFEGYGKLSHQSIDELQSGARIEVGEKKEDPLDFTLWKATKDGEIAWDSPWGQGRPGWHIECSAMARKYLGDTIDIHAGGQDLAFPHHENEIAQSEALTGKSFAKYWLHNGYINIDNEKMSKSLGNFVLVHDIIKKHDPSLLRFFILSVHYRHPINYNEEILENTRKGFDRLQTAYGNLTHRLEAATNLQEDASEWFEKLKELRETFVEEMDDDFNTANAISVLFELAKQANLYLLEQTTSTDVIEAFIKEFKELGAAIGIAFGEAELLDEEIDQLIQDRIQARKDRNFQLADQIRDELKAKNIILEDTAQGTRWKRG from the coding sequence ATGGCAATTAAGCTATATAACACGTTAACACGTCAAAAAGAGACGTTTGTACCGTTAGAAGAAAACAAAGTTAAAATGTATGTGTGCGGGCCAACTGTATATAACTATATTCATATTGGAAATGCGCGTCCTGCGATTGTATTTGATACGGTGCGCCGCTATTTAGAATTTAGAGGCTACGACGTAGAGTATGTTTCAAACTTCACAGATGTGGATGATAAATTAATTAAGGCAGCAAAAGAGTTAGGAGAAGATGTTCCAACGATTGCAAACCGCTTTATCGATGCCTACTTTGAAGATACATCAGCCCTTGGGTGCAAGCATGCCGATGTGCATCCACGCGTAACTGAAAATATGGATATCATTATTGAGTTCATTGATGAACTGGTGAAAAAAGGCTATGCGTATGAGTCAGAGGGCGACGTATACTATCGTACGCGTAAATTTGAAGGATACGGAAAATTATCACATCAGTCCATTGATGAATTGCAATCCGGTGCTCGCATCGAAGTTGGAGAAAAGAAAGAAGATCCATTAGACTTTACTCTTTGGAAAGCAACCAAAGATGGAGAGATTGCATGGGATAGCCCTTGGGGTCAAGGAAGACCAGGCTGGCATATTGAATGCTCGGCGATGGCACGCAAGTATTTAGGTGATACAATTGATATCCACGCAGGCGGCCAGGATTTAGCTTTCCCTCATCACGAAAATGAAATTGCTCAATCAGAAGCGCTCACTGGGAAATCGTTTGCGAAATACTGGCTTCATAACGGATATATCAATATTGATAATGAAAAGATGTCTAAATCACTAGGGAATTTCGTGTTAGTTCATGACATTATTAAAAAGCATGATCCTTCTCTACTTCGATTCTTTATTTTATCTGTTCACTATCGTCACCCAATTAACTATAACGAAGAAATTTTAGAGAATACGCGCAAAGGGTTTGATCGTCTGCAAACAGCTTACGGCAACTTAACTCACCGTCTAGAGGCAGCAACAAATCTTCAAGAAGATGCTTCAGAATGGTTCGAAAAGCTAAAAGAGCTCCGCGAAACCTTTGTTGAAGAGATGGATGATGATTTTAATACGGCAAATGCCATTTCTGTTCTGTTCGAGCTAGCAAAGCAAGCTAACTTGTATTTATTAGAACAAACAACGTCTACAGATGTAATTGAAGCCTTTATTAAAGAGTTTAAAGAACTAGGTGCTGCAATAGGCATTGCGTTTGGAGAAGCTGAACTTCTAGACGAAGAAATTGATCAATTGATCCAAGATCGTATTCAAGCTCGTAAAGATCGTAATTTCCAATTAGCAGATCAAATTCGAGATGAATTAAAGGCTAAAAATATTATTTTAGAAGATACGGCGCAAGGAACAAGATGGAAAAGAGGATAA
- the ispD gene encoding 2-C-methyl-D-erythritol 4-phosphate cytidylyltransferase produces MKYEIIVLAAGQGKRMKAGRNKQFLTIQNVPLIIHTLQKFEQDPWCSGIVLVVNEKEVAIFEELLTEYPIQKVQSLTVGGDERQHSVYNGLKSLKQAQMVLIHDGARPFVQQNTIHELVEKAASDKAAVLAVPVKDTIKRVEQGTVIETVERSSLWAIQTPQAFLFDVVMDAHEKAKTNEYLGTDDASLVEKAGQKVSIVEGNYDNIKLTTPEDLLYAEAILTKLNRTEGVEK; encoded by the coding sequence ATGAAGTATGAAATTATCGTTTTAGCTGCAGGGCAGGGGAAGCGAATGAAAGCGGGGCGGAACAAACAATTTTTAACTATTCAAAACGTTCCGCTTATCATTCATACGCTGCAAAAATTCGAACAAGATCCTTGGTGCAGTGGAATTGTACTAGTTGTAAACGAAAAAGAAGTGGCGATTTTTGAAGAGTTATTAACTGAATATCCAATTCAAAAGGTTCAATCATTGACAGTTGGAGGCGATGAACGTCAACATAGCGTTTATAACGGCCTTAAAAGTCTAAAGCAGGCTCAGATGGTATTAATTCATGATGGCGCTCGACCATTTGTTCAACAAAACACAATCCATGAGTTAGTAGAAAAAGCTGCTAGTGATAAGGCTGCTGTACTGGCTGTTCCAGTAAAAGACACAATTAAGCGTGTGGAACAGGGGACTGTCATTGAAACAGTTGAGCGCTCTAGCTTGTGGGCTATTCAAACGCCGCAGGCTTTTCTTTTTGATGTAGTAATGGATGCACACGAAAAAGCAAAAACAAATGAATACTTAGGCACCGATGATGCAAGCTTAGTAGAAAAAGCAGGACAAAAAGTATCGATTGTAGAGGGAAATTACGATAATATAAAACTAACAACACCAGAAGATTTGTTATATGCAGAAGCTATATTAACAAAGCTAAACAGGACTGAAGGAGTGGAAAAATGA
- the disA gene encoding DNA integrity scanning diadenylate cyclase DisA, with the protein MEGEKTTVSQKQISEILQFVAPGTPIRDGIDNVLRAKTGGLIVMGYNEQVKKMVDGGFSINCAFTPAHLYELAKMDGALILNDSGSKILFANAQLMPDPSTPSSQTGMRHRTAERVAKQSGVLVIAISQRRNVITLYKGSLQYVLKDISVILAKANQALGTLEKYKAVLDESITSLSALEFEEQVTHTDVLQSLHRTEMVLRIKNEILSYISELGTEGRLIRLQMNELLSHLEEEATLLIKDYMYDLSFDPYRVIERMQQPSNNVLLDDQTLLRLMGYPMYTSFEDSVIPRGYRMLHKIPRLPSIIIENLIDELGDLKTIADASVEELDEVEGIGEIRARKIREGLKRLKEQHLTNRQL; encoded by the coding sequence GTGGAAGGAGAAAAAACAACAGTTAGTCAAAAACAAATATCAGAAATTCTGCAGTTTGTAGCACCAGGAACCCCTATTCGTGACGGTATCGATAACGTCTTGCGGGCAAAGACGGGCGGCTTAATTGTTATGGGCTACAATGAACAAGTCAAAAAGATGGTAGATGGAGGATTTTCGATTAATTGTGCATTTACACCTGCGCATTTATACGAGTTAGCCAAAATGGATGGAGCGCTTATTTTAAACGACAGCGGAAGCAAGATATTGTTTGCTAATGCTCAGCTCATGCCAGATCCCTCTACCCCTTCTTCACAGACAGGAATGCGTCACCGTACAGCGGAGCGCGTAGCTAAGCAGTCAGGTGTATTGGTGATAGCCATTTCACAAAGACGGAATGTGATTACGCTTTACAAAGGGTCTCTGCAGTATGTATTGAAAGACATTAGCGTTATTTTAGCAAAAGCGAATCAAGCGCTTGGAACCCTTGAAAAGTACAAGGCGGTATTAGATGAATCGATTACAAGTCTCAGTGCATTAGAGTTTGAAGAGCAAGTAACTCATACAGATGTGCTGCAGTCGCTTCATCGTACAGAAATGGTTTTGCGTATTAAAAATGAAATTTTGAGCTATATTAGCGAGTTAGGAACAGAAGGAAGGCTAATTCGTCTCCAAATGAATGAACTGCTTTCTCACTTAGAGGAAGAAGCAACTTTATTAATCAAAGATTATATGTATGACCTCAGCTTTGACCCTTACCGAGTGATTGAACGCATGCAGCAGCCGTCAAATAATGTTCTTCTCGATGACCAAACGCTCCTTCGCTTAATGGGATATCCTATGTATACCAGCTTTGAAGACAGCGTTATTCCTAGAGGGTATCGAATGCTTCATAAAATTCCAAGACTTCCATCGATTATTATTGAAAATCTCATTGATGAATTAGGGGATTTAAAAACGATAGCAGATGCGTCGGTAGAAGAATTGGATGAGGTAGAAGGCATCGGTGAAATTCGAGCACGGAAAATTAGAGAAGGCCTAAAAAGACTAAAAGAGCAGCATCTTACAAACCGTCAGCTATAG
- the gltX gene encoding glutamate--tRNA ligase has product MSSEVRVRYAPSPTGHLHIGNARTALFNYLFARNQNGKFIIRIEDTDQKRNIEGGEESQLRYLKWLGIEWDESIDVGGEYGPYRQSERTEIYQKYTEELLEKGLAYHCYCTSEELEKEREEQQANSQMPRYSGKCRNLTAEQRAELEAEGREPSIRFRVPSNTEIKWNDIVKDEVSFESEGIGDFVIVKKDGTPTYNYAVAIDDYLMKMTHVLRGDDHISNTPKQILVYEALGWTPPVFGHMTLIVNENRRKLSKRDESIIQFIEQYKELGYLPEALFNFITMLGWSPVGEEEIFSKEQFIEIFDPARLSKSPALFDTSKLRWMNNQYMKQLDLDEVVALSVPHLVKAGKVEETRDAETEQWVRDLVALYQEQMSFGAEIVELTEMFFKKEIDYSEEAKAVLAEEQVPEVLKAFAEEISSLEEFSADEIKAATKAVQKATGQKGKKLFMPIRVATTGETHGPELPKAISLLGKETVLARLESIYS; this is encoded by the coding sequence ATGTCAAGCGAAGTAAGAGTTCGTTATGCCCCGAGTCCAACTGGACATCTTCATATAGGGAATGCAAGAACAGCACTATTTAATTATTTATTTGCACGAAATCAAAACGGTAAATTTATTATCCGTATTGAAGATACAGATCAAAAGCGTAATATCGAAGGCGGCGAAGAAAGTCAGCTGCGCTATTTAAAATGGTTAGGTATTGAATGGGATGAAAGTATCGACGTAGGCGGGGAGTACGGTCCTTACCGCCAGTCTGAACGTACGGAAATCTATCAAAAATATACGGAAGAACTTCTTGAAAAAGGATTAGCTTATCACTGTTACTGTACGTCAGAAGAGCTTGAAAAAGAGCGTGAAGAACAGCAGGCGAACAGTCAAATGCCGCGCTATTCAGGTAAGTGCCGTAACTTAACAGCTGAACAGCGTGCTGAACTAGAAGCAGAAGGCCGTGAGCCGAGCATTCGCTTCCGTGTTCCTAGTAACACAGAAATTAAGTGGAATGATATTGTCAAAGATGAAGTATCGTTTGAGTCTGAAGGCATTGGTGATTTCGTTATTGTGAAAAAAGACGGTACACCAACATATAACTACGCTGTAGCCATTGATGATTATCTAATGAAGATGACACATGTTCTACGCGGAGATGACCATATTTCCAATACACCGAAGCAAATTCTTGTGTATGAAGCTTTAGGTTGGACGCCTCCTGTATTTGGTCATATGACGTTAATCGTAAATGAAAATCGTCGCAAGCTAAGTAAACGTGATGAGTCAATCATTCAGTTTATCGAGCAATATAAAGAATTAGGCTACTTGCCAGAAGCACTATTTAATTTTATTACAATGCTTGGCTGGTCACCTGTGGGAGAAGAAGAAATTTTCTCTAAAGAACAGTTTATTGAAATTTTTGACCCAGCTCGTTTATCAAAATCTCCAGCACTATTTGATACAAGCAAATTACGTTGGATGAACAACCAATACATGAAACAATTGGATTTAGACGAGGTAGTAGCTTTATCAGTTCCTCACTTAGTGAAAGCTGGAAAAGTTGAAGAAACGCGCGATGCAGAAACAGAACAATGGGTACGTGACTTAGTCGCTCTATACCAAGAACAAATGAGCTTTGGCGCTGAGATTGTTGAACTTACTGAAATGTTCTTTAAGAAAGAAATTGATTACAGTGAAGAAGCAAAAGCAGTACTTGCTGAAGAGCAAGTACCAGAAGTGCTAAAAGCATTTGCTGAAGAGATTTCTTCTTTAGAAGAATTCAGCGCTGATGAGATTAAGGCAGCAACAAAAGCTGTACAAAAAGCAACAGGTCAAAAAGGTAAAAAACTATTTATGCCAATTCGTGTAGCAACAACAGGCGAAACACACGGTCCAGAGCTTCCAAAAGCTATTTCTCTTTTAGGGAAAGAAACAGTTCTAGCTCGTTTAGAAAGCATTTATAGTTAA
- the clpC gene encoding ATP-dependent protease ATP-binding subunit ClpC, which yields MMFGRFTERAQKVLALAQEEALRLGHNNIGTEHILLGIVREGEGIAAKALSALGLSTEKIQKEVEALIGRGQELTQTIHYTPRAKKVIELSMDEARKLGHSYVGTEHILLGLIREGEGVAARVLNNLGVSLNKARQQVLHLLGSNEAASSHQGGGSSNANTPTLDSLARDLTVVAREGSLDPVIGRGKEIQRVIEVLSRRTKNNPVLIGEPGVGKTAIAEGLAQQIVNNEVPEILRDKRVMTLDMGTVVAGTKYRGEFEDRLKKVMDEIRQAGNIILFIDELHTLIGAGGAEGAIDASNILKPSLARGELQCIGATTLDEYRKYIEKDAALERRFQPIQVDEPTLEESIQILKGLRDRYEAHHRVSISDEAIEQAVKLSDRYISDRFLPDKAIDLIDEAGSKVRLRSFTTPPNLKELEQKLESVRNEKDASVQSQEFEKAASLRDTEQRLREELEDTKKIWKEQQGKENSAVTVEDIAMVVSSWTGVPVSKLAQEETERLLNMEEILHSRVIGQEEAVKAVAKAVRRARAGLKDPKRPIGSFIFLGPTGVGKTELARALAESIFGDEDAMIRIDMSEYMEKHSTSRLVGSPPGYVGYEEGGQLTEKVRRKPYSVVLLDEIEKAHPDVFNILLQVLEDGRLTDSKGRTVDFRNTILIMTSNVGADTLKRSKHLGFTVEAEGQDYKDMKGKVMAEMKRAFRPEFLNRIDEIIVFHSLEKPHLAEIVKLMADQLTKRLKEQEIDLELTKEAIDKIAEEGFDPEYGARPLRRAIQKHIEDRLSEELLKGVVQKGQKVTLDVDKGEFVVKSSAPSSIS from the coding sequence ATGATGTTTGGTAGATTTACAGAGCGCGCACAAAAAGTATTAGCTTTAGCACAGGAAGAAGCACTACGCCTAGGTCACAACAACATTGGAACGGAGCACATTTTATTAGGTATCGTTCGTGAAGGTGAAGGAATTGCAGCAAAAGCTCTTTCTGCTCTAGGCCTAAGCACTGAAAAAATTCAAAAAGAAGTGGAAGCATTAATTGGCAGAGGCCAAGAATTAACGCAGACCATTCATTATACACCTCGAGCGAAAAAAGTCATTGAACTTTCAATGGATGAAGCCCGAAAGCTTGGTCATTCTTACGTAGGAACAGAACATATCTTACTAGGCTTAATTCGTGAAGGTGAAGGCGTTGCAGCACGCGTTTTAAATAATCTAGGTGTCAGCCTAAATAAAGCTCGTCAGCAAGTACTTCATTTATTAGGTAGCAATGAAGCTGCTTCAAGCCATCAAGGCGGAGGTTCTTCAAATGCCAATACACCTACGCTAGACAGCTTAGCACGCGATTTAACAGTTGTAGCGCGCGAAGGAAGCTTAGACCCTGTTATCGGACGTGGGAAAGAAATTCAGCGTGTTATTGAAGTGTTAAGCCGACGTACAAAAAACAATCCTGTATTAATTGGGGAGCCAGGTGTCGGTAAAACGGCAATCGCTGAAGGTTTGGCTCAGCAAATCGTCAACAATGAAGTTCCAGAAATTTTACGTGACAAACGCGTTATGACTTTGGATATGGGAACGGTCGTGGCTGGTACAAAATATCGCGGAGAATTTGAAGATCGCCTGAAGAAAGTAATGGATGAAATTCGTCAAGCAGGTAATATCATTCTCTTTATCGATGAGTTACACACATTAATTGGCGCTGGTGGTGCAGAAGGTGCTATCGATGCTTCTAATATTTTAAAACCGTCTCTTGCTCGTGGAGAACTTCAGTGTATCGGTGCTACGACTTTAGATGAATACAGAAAATATATTGAAAAAGATGCAGCGTTAGAGCGTCGCTTCCAGCCAATTCAAGTGGATGAACCAACGTTGGAAGAGTCTATTCAAATCTTAAAAGGGCTTCGTGACCGTTATGAAGCGCATCACCGAGTATCTATTTCTGATGAGGCAATCGAGCAAGCGGTGAAACTATCAGATCGCTACATTTCAGATCGTTTCTTACCGGATAAAGCAATCGATTTAATTGATGAAGCTGGTTCAAAAGTGCGTTTACGTTCATTTACAACGCCGCCAAATTTAAAGGAATTAGAGCAAAAATTAGAATCAGTACGCAATGAAAAAGATGCGTCTGTTCAAAGTCAAGAATTTGAAAAAGCAGCATCTTTACGCGACACAGAACAACGCCTACGCGAAGAATTAGAAGACACAAAGAAAATTTGGAAAGAACAGCAAGGTAAAGAAAACTCAGCTGTAACCGTAGAAGATATTGCGATGGTGGTATCTAGCTGGACGGGTGTACCGGTCTCTAAACTGGCACAGGAAGAGACAGAAAGACTGCTAAACATGGAAGAGATTCTTCACTCTCGTGTAATTGGGCAAGAAGAAGCGGTAAAAGCAGTTGCAAAAGCTGTGCGCCGTGCTAGAGCAGGCTTGAAAGATCCAAAACGCCCAATTGGTTCATTCATTTTCTTAGGACCAACAGGGGTTGGTAAAACAGAGCTTGCACGCGCATTAGCGGAGTCAATCTTTGGCGACGAAGACGCAATGATTCGTATCGATATGTCTGAGTACATGGAGAAACATTCTACTTCACGCTTAGTAGGTTCACCTCCAGGATATGTTGGATACGAAGAAGGCGGCCAGTTAACGGAAAAAGTAAGAAGAAAACCTTACTCAGTTGTTCTTTTAGACGAAATTGAAAAAGCACATCCGGATGTATTTAACATTTTATTACAAGTGTTAGAAGATGGACGCTTAACAGATTCAAAAGGCCGTACAGTTGATTTCCGTAATACGATTTTAATTATGACATCAAACGTAGGTGCGGACACATTAAAACGAAGCAAGCACTTAGGGTTCACAGTAGAAGCAGAAGGCCAAGACTACAAAGATATGAAAGGAAAAGTAATGGCGGAAATGAAGCGCGCATTCCGTCCGGAGTTCCTAAACCGTATCGATGAAATTATCGTCTTCCATTCATTGGAGAAACCTCACTTAGCTGAAATCGTTAAATTAATGGCGGACCAGTTAACAAAACGCTTAAAAGAGCAAGAAATTGATCTTGAATTAACAAAAGAAGCAATTGATAAGATTGCAGAGGAAGGTTTTGACCCAGAATACGGCGCTCGTCCACTTCGTAGAGCAATTCAAAAACATATTGAAGACCGTTTATCTGAAGAGCTGCTAAAAGGGGTTGTTCAAAAAGGTCAGAAAGTGACGCTAGATGTAGACAAAGGAGAATTTGTTGTTAAATCCTCCGCTCCAAGCAGCATCAGCTAA
- a CDS encoding PIN/TRAM domain-containing protein, giving the protein MLKRFVQLFFIITGGTLGVFFIPELIQLLNLQDVAFLEKPYVDAILGAILFFLVTFWIVDYIVELIRRVEEALLKAPVTDVLFGSLGLILGLIVAYLVGAFLGRIQLQVVSTILPIFLSILLGYLGFQVGFKKRDELVNVFSMPSRIGKKKGQEEEADNEESLKSLKILDTSVIIDGRIADICQTGFLDGTIVIPRFVLEELQHIADSSDVLKRNRGRRGLDILNRIQKELAMKVEIYEGDFEDIQEVDSKLVKLAKLTSGLVVTNDFNLNKVCELQNVGVLNINDLANAVKPIVLPGEEMNVLVIKDGKEHNQGIAYLDDGTMIVVEEGRNYIGKQIDVLVTSVLQTSAGRMIFAKPKLLEKAL; this is encoded by the coding sequence GTGTTAAAACGTTTTGTACAGTTATTTTTTATTATTACAGGTGGTACATTGGGCGTCTTTTTTATACCTGAACTTATTCAATTATTAAATCTGCAAGATGTAGCATTTCTAGAAAAACCTTACGTCGATGCAATACTGGGAGCTATTTTGTTTTTCCTTGTCACGTTTTGGATTGTTGATTATATAGTTGAATTAATTCGCCGAGTGGAAGAGGCGTTGCTGAAGGCGCCTGTAACGGATGTACTTTTTGGTAGCTTAGGATTGATTTTAGGGCTTATTGTAGCCTACTTGGTCGGAGCTTTTTTAGGCAGAATTCAACTTCAAGTAGTAAGTACCATTTTACCAATCTTTCTAAGTATTCTTTTAGGTTACTTAGGGTTTCAAGTCGGGTTTAAAAAACGTGATGAGCTTGTGAACGTGTTTTCCATGCCATCTCGAATTGGGAAGAAAAAAGGGCAAGAAGAAGAAGCAGATAATGAAGAATCACTAAAGTCTCTTAAAATTTTAGATACAAGCGTTATTATTGACGGTCGTATCGCAGATATTTGTCAAACAGGATTTTTAGACGGAACGATTGTTATTCCGCGCTTTGTGCTTGAGGAACTTCAGCATATTGCTGATTCGTCGGATGTTCTAAAACGAAACAGAGGTAGACGAGGTCTAGATATTCTAAACCGTATTCAAAAGGAACTGGCAATGAAGGTAGAAATTTATGAAGGCGATTTCGAAGACATTCAAGAAGTGGACAGTAAGCTGGTCAAATTGGCAAAGCTGACTTCTGGGTTGGTCGTTACAAACGACTTTAATTTAAATAAAGTATGTGAACTTCAAAATGTCGGCGTCTTAAATATTAATGACTTAGCAAATGCCGTTAAGCCAATTGTGCTTCCGGGAGAAGAAATGAATGTGTTGGTTATAAAAGACGGTAAAGAGCATAATCAAGGTATTGCCTATCTTGATGACGGTACAATGATCGTGGTAGAAGAAGGAAGAAATTACATTGGAAAGCAAATTGATGTACTGGTGACGAGCGTACTCCAAACCTCAGCAGGCCGTATGATTTTTGCGAAACCCAAGTTATTAGAAAAAGCACTGTGA